A single genomic interval of Rosistilla ulvae harbors:
- a CDS encoding S41 family peptidase, with product MLREHTGWRPSLAILACLLACPSIASAQSASNRTAVDPISAQYDAGIALERVGKWPEAIRHYEAAVRLYPDQQAFKDRLTISRMHFDVRRRYQDTSFLRSVDTMSSPQVLDMYDEILKNLERNYVDAPAWTEVLRHGTASLEVALIEPSFVQRHLANVPADKIEAFRQSVRFYVQDRPQGTRFDLRANASFVAGVAKQHLGLSPVATVWEYVCGAVATLDPYSRFLTGNQLDETFANIEGNFVGLGVELKAESDRLRIVSVIAGGPAEQVGLKAGDAIVAVEDNWTNKVTPDYAADLLRGSEGSYVSVVVESIGQAQRTLQIQRRRVEVPSVENVHIQDKTDGIGYLRLTSFQKTTIRDIDQALWQLHREGMQTLILDLRGNPGGLLTAGVDLADRFLSDGRIVQTRGRNSNENFDYVAHRSGTWSVPLVVLVDEDSASASEIFAAAIYDHGRGTIVGSRTYGKGTVQGIFRMKSAHAGLCLTTAKFFSPNGRPISGSGVTPHIPVEEQTIAMRPVVDQQGVAQQATKTDLVLDKAVEFVRGNARVSLRPQP from the coding sequence ATGTTAAGAGAACACACGGGCTGGCGACCCTCCCTCGCTATCCTGGCTTGCTTGTTGGCTTGCCCATCGATCGCTTCTGCACAGTCTGCGTCAAACCGGACTGCGGTTGATCCGATCTCAGCTCAATATGATGCTGGCATCGCTTTGGAACGTGTGGGCAAATGGCCCGAAGCGATCCGACATTATGAAGCGGCCGTTCGGTTATATCCTGATCAACAGGCGTTCAAGGATCGATTGACCATCAGCCGGATGCATTTCGATGTGCGCCGGCGTTACCAAGACACCAGTTTTCTGCGTTCGGTCGACACGATGAGTTCGCCGCAGGTGTTGGACATGTACGACGAGATTCTCAAGAATCTCGAGCGGAACTATGTCGATGCCCCTGCGTGGACCGAAGTCTTGCGTCACGGAACCGCATCCTTAGAAGTCGCTTTGATCGAACCTTCGTTTGTCCAGCGGCACCTGGCGAACGTACCGGCTGACAAGATCGAAGCCTTCCGCCAATCGGTGCGATTCTACGTTCAAGATCGGCCGCAGGGAACACGATTCGATCTGCGAGCCAACGCCTCGTTTGTCGCTGGCGTTGCCAAGCAGCACTTGGGATTGTCGCCAGTCGCCACGGTTTGGGAATACGTTTGTGGTGCTGTCGCAACGTTGGATCCCTACTCGCGATTCCTGACTGGCAATCAACTCGACGAAACCTTTGCCAACATCGAAGGTAACTTCGTCGGCTTGGGGGTCGAATTGAAGGCAGAGAGCGATCGCTTGCGGATCGTCAGCGTGATCGCTGGCGGACCGGCCGAACAGGTCGGCCTGAAAGCGGGCGATGCGATCGTAGCTGTCGAAGACAACTGGACCAACAAAGTGACTCCCGACTACGCAGCCGATCTGCTGCGTGGCAGCGAAGGGAGTTATGTCAGCGTGGTTGTCGAGAGCATCGGGCAGGCGCAACGAACGCTGCAAATTCAACGTCGCCGCGTCGAAGTGCCCAGCGTCGAGAACGTCCACATTCAAGACAAGACCGACGGCATCGGATACTTGCGGTTGACCAGTTTTCAAAAGACGACGATTCGCGATATCGACCAAGCCCTGTGGCAACTGCACCGCGAGGGGATGCAGACGTTGATCTTGGATCTGCGTGGAAATCCGGGCGGATTGTTGACGGCGGGAGTCGATCTGGCCGACCGTTTCCTGAGCGACGGGCGGATCGTGCAAACTCGCGGTCGCAACAGCAACGAGAACTTCGACTACGTCGCACACCGATCGGGTACCTGGAGTGTTCCGTTGGTCGTGTTGGTCGACGAGGACAGTGCCAGTGCCAGCGAGATTTTCGCGGCAGCGATCTACGATCACGGTCGCGGTACGATCGTCGGCAGCCGAACCTATGGTAAGGGGACCGTGCAGGGAATCTTCCGCATGAAGAGTGCCCACGCCGGGCTGTGCTTGACGACCGCCAAGTTCTTCTCGCCCAATGGTCGTCCGATCAGCGGCAGCGGCGTAACGCCTCACATTCCTGTCGAAGAGCAAACGATCGCGATGCGACCGGTTGTCGATCAGCAGGGTGTCGCCCAACAAGCGACCAAGACCGATTTGGTCTTGGACAAAGCTGTCGAATTCGTCCGCGGCAATGCCCGCGTCAGCCTGCGACCTCAACCCTAA
- a CDS encoding WD40 repeat domain-containing protein — protein sequence MLHRFALVLLSLAIACSELPYCHAIETIPNNLSIRLQPVAGRDYPPVITALAISPGGELLAAAGDDHAIRLLSGNDFSEQRIIGQHSDWVRSLDFSPDGSTLLSAGNDGRIQVWQRENHWENPRDIGGGPALACVRFNDTGKRIAAVGFDPQIFLMQAKSIPAANLTCKCRDLRTALFTEVDDILAVGGRSGEMHFIDPDTGATLAEISLHVGRLRDSTLVRGANMIVSVGEDGRCAIVDTVQMKMLREVTIPGCKLLSVAAIDSQHVAVGGSDNLIRVLNVNSGEVTKKLTGHQGTVAVLKANVEHLISGSYDTSIRFWRLSQIQQHETVAGIPGMESTDTTSTLATER from the coding sequence GTGCTACATCGCTTTGCTTTAGTTCTATTGTCGCTAGCAATCGCTTGCTCGGAACTGCCGTATTGCCATGCCATCGAAACGATTCCCAATAATCTTTCGATTCGCTTGCAACCTGTCGCGGGGCGCGATTATCCCCCCGTCATCACAGCGCTTGCGATCAGCCCCGGTGGCGAATTGCTGGCCGCAGCCGGCGACGATCACGCGATCCGGCTGTTGTCTGGCAACGATTTTTCCGAACAACGGATCATCGGTCAGCACAGCGATTGGGTCCGCTCACTCGATTTCTCCCCCGACGGATCGACGTTGCTTTCGGCTGGCAACGACGGCCGAATCCAAGTCTGGCAACGCGAAAACCACTGGGAAAACCCTCGCGATATCGGCGGTGGACCGGCATTAGCCTGCGTTCGCTTCAACGACACCGGAAAACGGATCGCTGCGGTCGGCTTCGACCCACAAATTTTCCTGATGCAAGCCAAGTCGATCCCCGCTGCAAACTTGACCTGCAAGTGCCGCGATCTGCGGACTGCCCTGTTCACCGAGGTCGACGACATCCTGGCCGTCGGCGGTCGATCGGGCGAGATGCATTTCATCGACCCCGATACCGGCGCCACACTGGCAGAGATTTCTTTGCACGTCGGACGTTTGCGAGACAGCACGCTGGTTCGCGGAGCCAACATGATCGTGTCGGTCGGCGAAGACGGCCGCTGTGCGATCGTCGATACCGTGCAAATGAAGATGCTTCGCGAGGTCACGATCCCAGGTTGCAAGTTGTTGTCGGTCGCTGCGATCGATTCGCAACATGTCGCCGTCGGCGGTTCGGACAACTTGATTCGTGTTCTGAACGTCAACAGCGGTGAAGTCACAAAGAAGCTGACCGGTCATCAAGGGACCGTCGCGGTGCTCAAAGCAAACGTCGAGCACTTGATCTCGGGCAGCTACGACACCTCGATCCGGTTCTGGCGACTGTCGCAGATCCAACAACACGAGACGGTCGCTGGGATCCCTGGCATGGAATCGACAGACACAACTTCGACATTGGCAACGGAGCGATAA